One window of the Pedobacter ginsengisoli genome contains the following:
- the rlmN gene encoding 23S rRNA (adenine(2503)-C(2))-methyltransferase RlmN, producing MLTTKKTDIRSLDLAQLQQHFIAMKEPSYRAKQVYQWLWEKSARTFSEMSNLSKDLRNKLDENYAINVVEVNNSQFSNDHTIKNTFRLYDGNIVEGVLIPMDERMTACVSSQVGCSLTCKFCATGYMDRKRNLNADEIYDQVVLIDQQAKQNYNAPLTNIVYMGMGEPLLNYANVLKSIERITAPDGLNMSYKRITVSTAGISKMIKKLGDDGVKFNLALSLHAANDKKRNEIMPINEHNTLKALEEALKYYYSKTKNPVTYEYIVFNHFNDEIQDAMELAKFCKHVPCKVNLIEYNPIQFADFVNAEGDKIDAFSNYLKSQGINTNIRRSRGKDIDAACGQLAVKQQS from the coding sequence AAACAGGTTTACCAATGGCTTTGGGAAAAATCAGCACGTACATTTTCCGAAATGAGCAACCTTTCTAAAGACCTTAGAAACAAGCTCGATGAAAATTATGCCATCAATGTAGTAGAAGTCAACAACTCTCAATTCAGTAACGATCATACCATTAAAAACACATTCAGACTTTACGATGGAAACATTGTAGAAGGGGTTTTAATTCCTATGGATGAACGTATGACAGCCTGTGTAAGCTCTCAGGTTGGCTGCAGCTTAACCTGTAAATTCTGCGCAACCGGTTACATGGACCGCAAACGCAACCTTAATGCCGATGAAATTTATGATCAGGTGGTACTCATAGATCAGCAGGCCAAGCAAAATTACAATGCCCCGTTAACCAATATCGTATATATGGGCATGGGCGAACCGCTCCTGAACTACGCTAACGTATTAAAGTCAATCGAGCGGATCACAGCTCCCGATGGCTTAAATATGTCATACAAACGGATTACCGTTTCTACAGCAGGTATTTCCAAAATGATAAAAAAGCTGGGCGATGATGGTGTTAAATTTAATCTTGCCTTATCGTTACATGCAGCTAATGATAAAAAGCGCAATGAAATTATGCCTATCAATGAGCACAACACATTAAAGGCGCTTGAAGAAGCATTAAAATACTACTACTCTAAAACCAAAAACCCCGTTACCTACGAATATATCGTATTCAATCACTTCAACGATGAAATTCAGGATGCCATGGAACTCGCAAAGTTTTGTAAACATGTTCCATGCAAAGTAAACCTGATTGAATATAACCCAATTCAGTTTGCCGATTTCGTCAATGCCGAAGGTGATAAGATCGATGCATTCTCCAACTACCTGAAAAGCCAGGGTATCAATACTAACATCAGACGCAGTCGCGGTAAAGATATAGACGCGGCCTGCGGGCAGCTTGCCGTAAAACAACAAAGCTAA
- a CDS encoding PAS domain S-box protein — protein MLSKSRDSFANEKERVKALHQYNILDTPSEDKFDNITKLATLICNVPMAFIILVDETRLFFKSLIGIDASDVPREISFSDETIKSKGILEIQDVLSDGRFKAHPMVTGKPGVRFYAGAPLLDENGFNIGVIGIFDVITRTLTNDQRDGLVTLANETITHITLKRKTTELEAKNKRFEELLNLSTVSPEIHCILDYSGKILFINDAVTNILGYTVQESIGLSIWGFCDQEDVSRLVGVIEEGLKKKIKEFNVEFRVISKQGAVRWLSWNMVARDGRWYTYGRDITENKRVESELVKLSFVASKINNAVVISDARNHVTWVNDAFEKITGYTINDLKGKRLGDLIAGPKTDMELLEKARAMIKQNRSFTVDLLSYRKDGQPIWLSIYNTVVLDDKGKIDIEVEIIIDITEKKKAEEELQVLSLVASKTDTGVNISDADGKTTWINQSLKKITGYTLEELKGTELGDILSKDESDKELILSSRAKSRQNESYLIEVQAKTKDGQAIWLSVSNTPVMNDKGELERQIDLISDITQRKQIEHDLLESKEQALQLSDAKEMFLSVMSHEIRTPLNAIIGMTHLLIDNDPKVSQVEDLNVLKFSAENLLHIINDILDFTKIETGNLELESIPLDIKNLAGDIVNSLQINAGQKGNQLVLQWDDKIPVNILGDKTRLYQILMNLLGNAIKFTDQGKIDLNIELVSENNDAVLISFLVRDNGIGIPEDKQSYIFETFTQAKTDISRKYGGTGLGLAITKKLLKLYQSDIKVKSKEGSGTEFSFDIKFSKATQNTRALKSAEMPSVFVGKRILVVDDNEINILIANRILSKWGFELEFAGNGKEAIEKVMKKTFDLIFMDIQMPGIDGFETTSIIRELEDEYFKTVPIIALTASTLQNETGKFKACGMNGHILKPFKPEEIKHIISINLSK, from the coding sequence ATGTTATCGAAGAGCCGGGATTCGTTTGCCAATGAAAAGGAGCGTGTTAAAGCATTGCATCAGTATAATATTTTAGATACACCATCAGAGGATAAGTTCGATAATATTACCAAACTTGCAACTTTAATATGTAATGTGCCTATGGCATTTATTATCCTGGTTGATGAGACCCGGCTCTTTTTTAAATCCTTGATTGGAATAGATGCCAGCGATGTTCCGAGGGAAATATCTTTTAGTGATGAAACCATTAAAAGTAAGGGGATACTTGAAATACAGGATGTTTTAAGTGATGGCAGATTTAAAGCCCACCCTATGGTTACCGGTAAACCCGGTGTTCGTTTTTATGCAGGTGCACCCTTGCTGGATGAAAATGGATTTAATATTGGCGTTATTGGTATATTTGATGTTATAACCCGAACGTTAACGAATGACCAACGAGATGGTTTGGTAACTCTTGCCAATGAGACCATTACTCATATTACCTTAAAAAGGAAAACTACAGAACTTGAGGCTAAAAATAAACGTTTTGAGGAGCTGCTAAATCTTTCTACGGTTTCGCCTGAGATTCATTGTATTTTAGATTATTCAGGAAAAATCTTATTTATAAATGATGCAGTAACCAATATTCTGGGGTATACTGTTCAGGAATCTATTGGGTTAAGCATCTGGGGTTTTTGCGATCAGGAAGATGTGAGCAGATTGGTGGGGGTTATTGAGGAGGGCTTGAAGAAAAAGATTAAGGAGTTCAATGTAGAATTCAGGGTAATCAGTAAGCAAGGGGCCGTACGTTGGCTTAGCTGGAATATGGTTGCCAGAGACGGACGCTGGTATACCTACGGAAGAGACATTACTGAAAATAAGCGGGTAGAAAGTGAGCTGGTGAAGCTTTCTTTTGTAGCAAGTAAGATTAATAATGCAGTAGTTATAAGTGATGCCCGTAACCACGTAACCTGGGTAAATGATGCATTTGAAAAGATTACCGGGTATACCATAAATGATTTAAAAGGAAAGCGTTTGGGTGATTTGATAGCAGGACCGAAGACGGATATGGAACTGCTGGAAAAAGCACGGGCCATGATAAAGCAAAACCGGTCTTTTACTGTTGACCTGCTTTCCTATAGAAAAGATGGACAGCCAATCTGGTTGTCTATTTATAATACCGTAGTGCTGGATGATAAAGGTAAGATTGATATTGAGGTTGAAATCATTATTGACATTACGGAAAAGAAAAAAGCAGAGGAGGAGTTACAGGTTCTTTCGTTGGTGGCAAGTAAAACAGATACCGGCGTTAACATTTCTGATGCAGATGGTAAAACTACCTGGATAAATCAATCGCTAAAAAAAATAACGGGTTACACACTGGAGGAACTGAAAGGTACTGAGCTTGGTGATATTCTGTCGAAGGACGAGTCTGATAAGGAGCTGATTTTAAGTTCCAGGGCCAAATCGAGGCAAAATGAATCATACTTAATTGAGGTACAGGCGAAGACCAAAGATGGACAGGCGATTTGGCTATCGGTTTCTAACACTCCTGTTATGAATGATAAAGGTGAGCTTGAAAGGCAAATTGACCTGATATCTGATATCACCCAGCGTAAACAAATAGAGCATGACCTTCTTGAATCCAAAGAGCAGGCATTGCAGCTGAGTGATGCTAAGGAAATGTTCCTTTCGGTAATGAGTCATGAGATCAGAACTCCATTAAATGCAATAATTGGGATGACGCATTTGCTGATTGACAATGATCCTAAAGTATCGCAGGTAGAAGATTTGAATGTGCTTAAGTTTTCGGCAGAGAATCTGCTACATATTATTAACGATATTCTGGATTTTACAAAAATAGAAACCGGCAATCTGGAGCTGGAATCCATACCGTTGGATATAAAAAATCTTGCCGGTGATATTGTGAATTCATTGCAGATTAATGCGGGCCAAAAGGGAAATCAGCTGGTGTTGCAATGGGATGATAAAATTCCGGTGAATATTCTGGGAGATAAAACCAGGTTGTACCAGATATTGATGAATTTGCTAGGAAATGCAATTAAATTCACTGATCAAGGGAAAATAGACCTCAATATTGAGCTGGTGAGCGAAAATAATGACGCTGTATTGATTAGTTTTTTAGTAAGGGATAACGGCATTGGAATACCTGAGGATAAGCAATCGTACATTTTTGAAACCTTTACCCAGGCTAAAACGGATATATCAAGAAAATACGGGGGTACCGGACTTGGTTTAGCGATTACCAAGAAACTGTTGAAGCTGTACCAGTCGGACATTAAAGTGAAAAGCAAGGAGGGGAGTGGAACCGAATTCTCCTTCGATATTAAATTCAGCAAAGCCACTCAAAATACCCGGGCTTTAAAGTCAGCTGAAATGCCATCAGTATTTGTTGGCAAAAGGATACTGGTTGTTGATGATAATGAAATCAACATTCTGATTGCAAACCGGATACTTAGTAAATGGGGCTTTGAACTTGAATTTGCCGGAAATGGTAAAGAAGCCATTGAGAAGGTGATGAAGAAAACCTTTGACCTTATTTTTATGGATATTCAGATGCCGGGGATTGATGGATTTGAAACCACAAGTATTATAAGAGAGTTAGAGGATGAGTATTTTAAAACTGTACCGATAATTGCACTTACAGCTTCTACACTGCAGAATGAGACGGGCAAATTCAAAGCCTGTGGGATGAATGGACATATATTGAAACCATTTAAGCCTGAAGAAATAAAGCATATTATTTCTATAAACCTCTCGAAATAA
- the glyA gene encoding serine hydroxymethyltransferase, producing MTRDTLIFDLIDRELDRQENGLELIASENFVSKQVMEAAGSCLTNKYAEGLPGKRYYGGCQVVDEVETIAIERAKKLFGAEWVNVQPHSGAQANAAVMLAVIQPGDKILGFDLSHGGHLTHGSPVNFSGKLYHPLFYGVKKEDGLIDYAKLEEVALAERPKLIIVGASAYSREWDYAFVRSVADKIGALLMADISHPAGLIARGLLTNPLPHCHIVTTTTHKTLRGPRGGMIMMGKDFENPFGLKTPKGEIRMMSSVLDMAVFPGTQGGPLEHIIAAKAIAFGEALSDEYLAYVKQVQANAQAMAKAFVAKGYGIISGGTDNHLMLIDLRNKNITGKLAENALEKADITVNKNMVPFDDKSPFVTSGIRVGTAAITTRGFKEKEMEVIVDLIDQVITNAEDEDNLKTVKQKVIELVSKFPLYK from the coding sequence ATGACTAGAGATACTTTAATTTTTGATTTGATTGACAGGGAATTGGACCGTCAGGAAAATGGACTTGAACTGATAGCTTCAGAAAATTTTGTAAGCAAGCAGGTAATGGAAGCTGCAGGTTCTTGTTTAACAAATAAATACGCTGAAGGCCTGCCGGGCAAGAGATACTATGGCGGATGCCAGGTAGTTGATGAGGTGGAAACTATTGCTATTGAACGTGCAAAGAAACTTTTTGGTGCTGAATGGGTGAACGTACAACCACATTCTGGTGCACAGGCTAATGCAGCAGTAATGCTTGCGGTAATACAGCCGGGAGATAAAATTTTAGGTTTTGATCTTTCTCATGGTGGTCACTTAACTCATGGTTCTCCGGTTAATTTTTCAGGAAAATTGTATCATCCGTTATTTTACGGGGTTAAAAAAGAAGATGGTTTAATTGATTATGCTAAACTTGAAGAAGTAGCTTTAGCTGAGCGTCCGAAATTAATTATTGTTGGTGCTTCTGCTTATTCAAGAGAGTGGGATTATGCTTTTGTACGTAGTGTGGCTGATAAAATTGGCGCATTGTTAATGGCCGATATTTCTCACCCGGCAGGGCTTATTGCCCGTGGATTATTAACCAATCCGCTTCCTCATTGCCATATTGTTACTACAACAACACACAAAACATTACGTGGCCCACGTGGCGGTATGATTATGATGGGTAAGGATTTTGAAAACCCATTTGGATTAAAAACCCCTAAAGGTGAAATCAGAATGATGTCGTCTGTATTGGATATGGCTGTTTTCCCTGGTACACAAGGTGGTCCGTTGGAGCACATTATTGCTGCAAAAGCAATTGCTTTTGGAGAGGCTTTAAGTGATGAGTATTTAGCTTATGTTAAGCAGGTACAGGCAAATGCTCAGGCTATGGCTAAGGCATTTGTGGCCAAAGGTTACGGAATTATTTCGGGTGGAACGGATAACCACTTGATGCTGATTGACTTAAGGAATAAGAATATTACCGGTAAACTTGCTGAAAATGCACTTGAAAAAGCTGATATTACCGTAAATAAAAATATGGTTCCTTTTGATGATAAGTCTCCATTTGTTACCTCGGGTATCCGTGTTGGAACTGCAGCAATAACCACAAGAGGATTTAAAGAAAAAGAAATGGAAGTGATTGTTGATTTAATTGACCAGGTAATTACCAATGCTGAGGATGAAGACAACCTTAAGACGGTAAAACAAAAGGTAATTGAGTTAGTGAGCAAGTTCCCCCTATATAAATAA
- the dxs gene encoding 1-deoxy-D-xylulose-5-phosphate synthase, whose product MEDINGPLLPNINYPTDLKQYKEQDLEQICKELRQYIIDVVSVNGGHFGASLGVVELTVALHYALNTPYDKLVWDVGHQAYGHKILTGRRSVFHTNRILNGISGFPKISESEYDTFGVGHSSTSISAALGMAVASHYKGETDRQHVAVIGDGAMTAGLAFEGLNHAGIENSNLLVILNDNCMSIDPNVGALKEYLTNITTSKSYNRFRDDISSVLIKLSELGPNAHKFVKKIEKSIKGTLLKQSNLFEALNFRYFGPVDGHDVVRLTQVIKDLKEIPGPKLLHCVTVKGKGFALAEKDQTKWHAPGLFDKITGEIKKSVPDKPQPPKYQDVFGHTLVELAEANKKIVGVTPAMPSGSSMNIMMKAMPARAFDVGIAEQHAVTFSAGLATQGLIPFCNIYSSFMQRAYDQVIHDVAIQNLNVVFCLDRAGLAGADGATHHGAYDLAYMRSIPQMTVTAPMNEEELRNLMYTAQQDNMGPFSIRYPRGNGVIVDWKRPLKALEIGKGRKICDGEDVAILTIGHVGNFAVDACKELNSEGIHPAHFDLRFAKPLDQAMLHDVFSRYKHIITIEDGCLQGGVGSAILEFMADNAYNAQVIRLGIPDDFIEHGEQAELWSLCGYDTAAIINTVKKIAISRTTKTMAS is encoded by the coding sequence ATGGAAGATATTAACGGTCCATTATTACCCAACATAAATTATCCTACTGATTTAAAGCAGTATAAGGAACAAGACCTTGAACAAATATGCAAGGAACTTCGTCAGTATATTATAGATGTAGTAAGTGTAAATGGCGGTCATTTCGGTGCCAGCCTTGGTGTTGTTGAACTTACAGTTGCCTTACATTATGCATTAAATACACCTTACGATAAATTAGTATGGGATGTTGGCCATCAGGCATATGGACATAAAATCCTTACCGGTCGCAGGTCAGTTTTTCACACCAACAGAATATTAAACGGCATTAGCGGCTTCCCAAAAATCAGCGAAAGTGAGTACGATACTTTTGGTGTTGGCCACTCCTCCACATCCATTTCGGCAGCCTTAGGTATGGCTGTAGCCTCGCACTATAAAGGCGAAACCGATCGTCAGCATGTAGCTGTGATTGGCGACGGTGCCATGACAGCAGGATTGGCTTTCGAAGGGTTAAACCATGCCGGTATTGAAAATTCAAACCTATTGGTGATCCTGAACGACAATTGCATGTCTATTGATCCTAATGTTGGTGCATTAAAAGAGTATTTAACAAACATTACTACCTCAAAATCTTACAACCGCTTCCGCGATGACATTTCAAGTGTACTCATCAAGCTTTCTGAGCTGGGTCCTAACGCGCATAAGTTTGTTAAGAAAATCGAGAAAAGCATAAAAGGCACATTACTCAAACAAAGTAATTTGTTTGAAGCACTGAACTTCAGATATTTTGGCCCGGTAGATGGTCACGATGTAGTTCGTTTAACTCAGGTAATCAAAGACCTTAAAGAAATCCCCGGCCCTAAGCTTTTACATTGTGTTACAGTAAAAGGAAAAGGCTTTGCACTTGCAGAGAAAGATCAGACCAAATGGCATGCACCGGGTCTTTTTGATAAAATTACAGGAGAGATTAAAAAATCTGTTCCCGATAAACCGCAGCCTCCAAAATACCAGGATGTTTTTGGTCATACTTTGGTAGAGCTTGCCGAAGCCAATAAAAAAATTGTAGGTGTAACACCGGCCATGCCATCAGGATCTTCAATGAACATCATGATGAAAGCAATGCCTGCCCGTGCATTTGACGTCGGCATTGCCGAACAGCATGCGGTTACCTTTTCGGCAGGATTGGCCACTCAGGGACTTATCCCATTTTGTAACATCTACTCCAGCTTTATGCAGCGCGCATACGATCAGGTAATTCATGATGTAGCCATACAAAACTTAAACGTAGTATTTTGTCTGGATCGCGCAGGTTTGGCAGGAGCCGATGGAGCCACTCACCATGGCGCATACGATCTTGCATACATGCGTTCAATTCCACAAATGACAGTTACTGCACCAATGAACGAAGAAGAACTGCGTAACTTAATGTATACTGCACAACAGGACAACATGGGGCCGTTCTCTATCCGTTATCCTCGTGGAAACGGTGTTATTGTTGATTGGAAACGACCGCTAAAAGCGTTAGAAATAGGAAAAGGCCGAAAAATCTGTGATGGCGAAGATGTAGCCATACTTACCATTGGTCATGTGGGTAATTTTGCAGTAGATGCATGTAAAGAGCTGAATAGCGAAGGCATCCACCCTGCACATTTCGATCTTCGTTTCGCCAAACCTTTAGATCAGGCCATGCTTCATGATGTATTTAGCAGATATAAACACATCATAACAATTGAAGATGGATGTTTACAAGGCGGTGTAGGAAGTGCAATACTTGAATTCATGGCCGACAATGCCTATAACGCTCAGGTAATCCGCTTGGGTATCCCTGATGATTTTATTGAGCATGGAGAACAGGCCGAGTTATGGTCTCTCTGTGGTTATGATACTGCAGCAATCATCAATACAGTAAAAAAGATTGCCATAAGCAGAACTACAAAAACAATGGCCTCCTAA
- a CDS encoding helix-turn-helix domain-containing protein, with translation MPKASNLRHQPFIRPDPHLEDLAINHISSYHPLPKALEDKVRACLFDAKVKKNEYLLKQGEISEYLYFIIQGLVVGYTMLKNKKLTTYICLEGESVSAIKGMYGEGPSGESIYAVEDSHLIGLPIRNLLEWLETSFEMNIIIRKIVESFYKSAHQRSNLVRMGTAQEKYEFYLSTTNHNIQRIPPRYIADLLDIKPETLYKILKKVKEPNEATLQAYFQVIENYMVGQQAFKQHGLTLPKMSGDLNIPAHQLSHILNFHYRKSFSAFVNSYRVDYVRNKLQNIKDWQHLTIEAVGSEGGFSSRSAFFAEFKLNTGMTPAEYARSGQN, from the coding sequence ATGCCAAAGGCCTCAAATTTAAGGCACCAACCATTTATAAGGCCAGACCCTCATCTGGAGGATCTGGCAATAAATCACATCTCTTCCTATCATCCGCTTCCCAAAGCCCTCGAAGACAAAGTCAGGGCCTGCCTGTTTGATGCTAAAGTCAAAAAAAATGAATACCTCCTTAAGCAGGGCGAAATCAGTGAATACCTGTATTTCATCATTCAGGGCCTCGTTGTGGGCTACACCATGCTAAAGAATAAAAAGCTTACCACATACATATGTCTCGAAGGCGAATCCGTTTCAGCCATAAAAGGAATGTATGGCGAGGGGCCATCCGGCGAAAGTATTTATGCCGTTGAAGATTCCCATCTTATCGGCCTGCCAATACGCAACCTTTTAGAATGGCTGGAAACCTCATTTGAGATGAATATCATCATCAGAAAGATCGTCGAATCTTTTTATAAATCAGCGCACCAGCGTTCTAATCTCGTAAGAATGGGAACCGCACAGGAGAAATACGAATTCTACCTCTCCACAACAAATCATAACATACAAAGAATTCCCCCCCGATATATTGCCGACCTGCTCGACATAAAACCCGAAACACTCTATAAAATCCTCAAAAAGGTAAAAGAGCCAAATGAAGCAACATTGCAGGCCTATTTTCAAGTCATTGAAAACTACATGGTCGGTCAGCAGGCATTTAAACAGCATGGCTTAACATTGCCAAAAATGTCGGGCGACCTGAATATACCTGCTCATCAGCTATCACACATTTTAAATTTTCACTACAGAAAAAGCTTTAGCGCCTTTGTAAACTCCTATAGAGTCGACTACGTCAGAAATAAACTTCAAAATATTAAAGATTGGCAGCACTTAACCATCGAAGCGGTAGGAAGTGAAGGAGGCTTCTCTTCAAGAAGTGCTTTCTTTGCTGAATTTAAACTAAATACCGGTATGACTCCTGCCGAGTATGCCAGGTCCGGACAAAATTAA
- a CDS encoding DUF4397 domain-containing protein yields MNIFKNVMLAITLAVLFGPCKKEDTDATGVSSVAIINASPTLATYNTYIDGTKIIEGALPFGGAIPYVQVTAGSHTLKFTAETDPTSLLSKTITVEGNNAYSFFMINRNEDMDGLLISDNSTSSSTEKAFIRFINLSPDAPALDFLLSNAAQNLVTNKSYKEASGFAEIDPGTYSFDVKNDATGLVMNTLGNSVLEAGKYYTFMSIGLVTPNDVEESFKLQVYTHK; encoded by the coding sequence ATGAATATTTTTAAAAATGTAATGCTGGCCATTACACTTGCTGTTTTATTTGGTCCCTGCAAAAAGGAAGATACTGATGCCACCGGCGTGTCGTCGGTAGCGATTATTAATGCTTCGCCAACACTGGCAACTTACAATACCTATATAGATGGAACAAAAATTATTGAGGGAGCTTTACCATTTGGAGGTGCTATTCCGTATGTACAGGTAACTGCAGGAAGCCATACTTTGAAGTTTACAGCAGAAACCGACCCGACTTCATTGCTAAGTAAAACGATAACGGTAGAGGGGAATAATGCCTATTCATTTTTTATGATTAATAGAAATGAGGATATGGATGGGTTGCTGATTTCAGATAATTCCACATCTTCATCAACAGAAAAGGCCTTTATAAGATTTATAAACCTGTCGCCGGATGCGCCTGCGCTTGATTTTTTGTTGAGTAATGCAGCTCAAAATCTGGTGACCAATAAATCTTATAAGGAGGCCAGTGGGTTTGCGGAGATTGATCCTGGAACCTATTCTTTTGATGTAAAGAACGATGCCACAGGACTGGTTATGAATACTTTAGGTAATAGTGTTTTAGAGGCGGGTAAGTACTACACATTTATGTCTATAGGGTTGGTAACCCCAAATGATGTAGAAGAATCTTTTAAATTGCAGGTGTATACCCACAAGTAA
- a CDS encoding LytR/AlgR family response regulator transcription factor, with the protein MNCILIDDESPALELLEDNVRQIPYLNVIASVRSPMQVFDLIKENQVDLMFLDIQMPGINGLELLRSLKQPPMVIMVTAYQEHALDGFNLDVVDYLVKPVPFSRFLKAVEKARELYQVRHGKPKAIQPENDHVFVNANYSLVKVKMQDITFIEGLKDYVRINIEDGKQVITRMGLKGVEEKLSSGRFMRIHKSYIISLEKIDAVQKTQVIVAGTEIPIGEGYRSALQAYVNGKNL; encoded by the coding sequence ATGAACTGTATATTAATTGATGACGAAAGCCCGGCGCTGGAGCTGCTGGAAGATAATGTAAGGCAAATTCCTTATCTGAATGTAATTGCATCTGTTCGCAGCCCGATGCAGGTGTTTGACCTGATAAAGGAGAACCAGGTTGACCTGATGTTTCTGGATATTCAGATGCCCGGTATAAATGGCCTGGAGTTGTTGCGGTCGTTAAAACAGCCGCCAATGGTGATTATGGTGACGGCCTATCAGGAGCATGCACTTGATGGATTTAACCTGGATGTGGTGGATTATCTGGTAAAGCCTGTGCCGTTTTCGAGATTTCTTAAAGCTGTTGAAAAGGCAAGGGAACTTTACCAGGTGCGGCATGGGAAGCCTAAAGCAATACAGCCGGAGAACGACCACGTATTTGTAAATGCAAATTACTCGCTGGTTAAGGTAAAGATGCAGGACATCACATTTATAGAGGGTCTGAAAGATTATGTTCGGATTAATATTGAAGATGGTAAACAAGTGATTACCAGGATGGGACTGAAAGGGGTAGAGGAAAAGCTAAGTTCGGGGAGATTTATGCGGATTCATAAATCATATATTATTTCTCTGGAGAAGATTGATGCTGTGCAAAAGACCCAGGTGATTGTTGCAGGAACCGAAATTCCGATTGGCGAAGGATACCGTTCTGCACTGCAGGCCTATGTGAACGGAAAAAATCTATAA